The DNA window CTCGTCCTCGTTGCGCACATGGGCATGCACGATTGCCGCACCGGCCTCGAAGGCTTCATGCGTGCTTTCCACCTGCTCGGACACCGTGATCGGGACCGCCGGGTTGTTGGCCCTGCGCGGCAGGCTGCCGGTGATCGCCACGCAGATGATGCAGGGGGTGGTCATGCCGCCGGAGCCAGAACGAAATCATGCACCACTTCGAAGTAGGGGCCGTCAAATCCGGCGGCTTTGACACGTGCCGCGTCTTCAACTTTTTCGAACGTGGCAAGCAGACTTTCTTTCACACCAAAGACCGCGTCCGAGTGGATGTAGGGATCATCAGGGTCAAAAATATGGGTGATCAGCGTCTCGAACTCGTCTGCCTCAAGGATGTAATGCAGATGCGCCGGCCTGTAGGGGTGACGCCCGAGTTTCTCCAGCATGCGTCCGACGGGGCCGTCGTCCGGGATCGGATAGAACTTTGGTTTCACGCCCTTGAAGTGATACGTGCCATCCGCTCCCGTACGGAAAACACCGCGCAGGTTGAAGTCAGGTTGCAGGCCTTTCTGCTGCACATCATAAAAGCCCTCGTCATTGGCCTGCCAGACGTCGATCTTTGCCCCGGAGACCGGTTGGCCGTCGGTGCCCAGAATGCGGCCTCTTACCAGCATCGGCTCGCCTTTCTGATCGAGGCAGATGTCTGACCCCATCGGCAGTTCGGGTGCATCGGGCACATGGAAGGGGCCCAGCACGGTGGATTCCGAGGCGCCCGAGGGTTTGCGGTTGTTGATCGCATCGACCAGCATCGACACACCCAGACTGTCGGAGAGCAGGATGTATTCCTGTCGCCAGTCATTACAGGTATGGCCCACCTCGGTGAGGAATTTGATCGCTTCGAACCATTCTTCCTGCGTGGGTTCGATCTCTTTCACAGCGGCGTGCAGGTGCTTTGTTACCACCGCCATCACTTCCGCAAGCCGCGCATCGGTGGCTTTGGCATTGCGGCTGATGACGACTTCGGCGGAGTTCTCTTCGGTGAAATACCCTTGTTCAGCAGTGCTCATCATCGCCTCCTATTTCGCAAGAACTGCGGAGAGAACCCGCGTGAGTTCCGCTTCCGGATCGCCGGCAGGCGCATCATGACGCCAGCAGACATGCTGGTCAGGCCGGGTCAGCACACAGCCGGCGTCGCCCACTTCGCGCGCCCTGGCCCAGTCGCCGGTATGATCCACATATTCCTGACGCGGGCCGATCACATGTGCCTCAATGGTGACGCCAAGTTTCTCGCTGACTTTTGCTGCTGCATCTGCCCATGACCTGCCGCCCAGCCCGGTGAAAAGCGTGAACACTCCGCCCCCCGCGAGATCCAGCGTCGAGTGTTTTTTGCCGCTGTGATCAAAAAGCCAGACGTGCGGGATGCGCGCGCCAGGCCATGTGGTGGGCTGATAATGCAGGTCCGCATCCAGTGCGAAATCTGGCTCCACCTGACCGTCGGTGACGGCGGCGGTTGATTTATAGCGCTGGTTCATCTCGACGCCGTGGGCGTCAAACTCGTACTTTTTGAATGCAATCGCCTCGCGGATTGCTTCGCGCTGGCGCTCGGCTGCGGGTGTGCTGTCGCAGCGGCCTTCGAGGTTTTTCTGCATGGTTTCAGGATCGTTGCTTTCGGTCAGTCCGAGGGCCTCGAAGATCGGGCCAAACTCACCGATGGACTGGTTGGCACGGGTCACGATCTGTTTGGCGATGGGGGCGCGCTCAACTGAATAGGTATCAAGCAGTGCCTCACCCGCTTGGCCTTTCAGCACGGCGGCGAGTTTCCACGCGAGGTTAAACGCGTCCTGGATCGATGTGTTCGAGCCCAGACCATTCGATGGCGGATGGCGGTGTATGGCGTCGCCCATGCAGAACACGCGGTCTTTCTGCAGGTGTGTGGCATAGTAGTTGTTGACCGTCCAGGTGGACCAGCTCGTGATATCAACCTCAAGATCCGGATCCCCCACCAGATCGCGCACGACTTTGGTGGCAAAGGCGTCATCGACATCGGGTGGTGGCTGGTTGATGTCGTAGCCCCAGACAATCAGCCATTCGTTCCAGGGACGCACCATGCGCACCAGGCCCATGCCGATCCCGCCAACATCCGCACCGGGCTGCACGACCCAGTAGAGCACCGAGGGCCGGTGAGCGACATATTTCGTAAGATCCGCTTTGAAGAGAATGTTCATCGAGCCGCCGACGCCCATCTGACCCTCAAAGGGCAGGCCGATCTGGTCGGCAACCAGTGAATTGCCGCCGTCCGCACCGATCAGGTATTTTGAACGGATGGTGACTTCTTTACCGGTCAGCCGGTCGAGACAGGTGGTGGTCACCCCGTCCGCGTCCTGGACGTGGCTGAGGTATTCGGTGCTCATCCTCGCCTGTGTGCCGCGCTGGCAGGCGGTTTTGAAGAGCAGCGGCTCCATGAAGGTCTGCGGCAGATCGTTCATAAAGGTCGGGCTGCTCAGCAGGTGCTCGGCTTTGGAAAGCGGGTGCGTGCCCCAGCTTTTCATCCGGCCGATCTCTTCGCCGACGAGGCTTTCGCAGAAGACGTTCTCTCCCATCAGATCCTGCTCTGCGGCGAACATGTATGCTTCGTCCTCCACGTCACGCCCGAGATCGCGCAGCACTTCCATCGTGCGCTGGTTGGTGATGTGGGCGCGTGGCGTGTTCGCGAGCCAGCGATAGCGGTTAATCACCATGTTCTCCACGCCATAGGTCGACAGCAGCGCCGCTGATGATGAGCCTGCGGGGCCTGTTCCGATGATCAGCACGTCTGTGGTCATGTCAGTCATTTATTCTCTCCCTGCCGTGTCCCTCAGGACCGCGGATCCCAAAGTCATATGTTAAAATCAGCCTTACAGGCTTCGCCGTCCGGATTGCCCACGGGCTCCGGCTGCATGCCCGGGCGGCTGAGGAAAAGACGGTTCATGATGTTTCCTTTCTTTCTGTCATGCCACCGGAAAGGCGGCGGCGGATCGGGAAAAGGTGCAGACCTGTGCGCTCGGAGAGGAGGCCCCACAGGCCGCGCGGGGCCACAAGCATGATGACGATGGCGAGCACGCCGAGTGTCATCAGATACCAGCTGCCGAAATCGGCTAGCAGCGATTGCAGCGCGAAAAAGACCAGCACGCCGATGATCGGGCCTTCGATGGTGCCGATGCCGCCGATGACAACGATGAAGATGACATAGGCGGTCCAGTCGGTGACGCTGAAGGCCGCATCCGGGCTGATCCGGGCTTTTTGCATATAGATGAGCCCGCCTGCGAGACCCGTGCCGAAAGCGGAAGTCAGAAAGACAATCCACTTCATGCGACCGGCATCGACGCCCACGGATTTCGCGGCCTCGACGTTGTCGCGCACCGCCGCCAGCGCGAGGCCACGGCGGGTGCGTAACAACCAGTAGATGCCGCCGATGGTCGCCAGCGCCAGTGCCAGAGCCAGCCAGTAGGCGAGGATGTCGCGGGCCGCAGCGGAGCGGACGTCGAGGGCGGTTTCGATGGCCCCGACAAACCACATGTCACCTGTGGCGTCGCGCGGCAGGGAGGTGCCGGTACCGCCGCCGAGTGTCTTCCATTGTGAGACAAGCAGTCGCACGACCTCGGCGATGACCCAGGTGCCGATAGCGAAATAGGCCCCGTTGAGGCGGAAGGCGAAAAAGGCGGTCGGCACGGCGATTATCAGTGCTGCGATACCGGCAAAGAGGATCGCGGGCACGGGATCAACGCCCCAGAGGATAACGGTGCCGAAGAGCGCATAGGCGCCGGCCCCGACGAAAGCCTGCTGGCCGATGCTCACGAGACCGCCGTAGCCGGCGAGCAGGTTCCAGAACTGCGCGAGCACCAGCATCGTGAGAATGAAAAACATATCCCTGATCGTGCTGCGTCCGGCGATGAAGGGCAGGGCGATCAGCGCGAGGATCAGCACTGTACCGGCAAGGGCAGCGATGCGCGAGGCAGGGGTTTGCGTGGAGACAGAATAAGCCATCAGTCATGCGCCCTTGGAAAGAGGCCTCGCGGCCGGACAAGCAGCACCAGCAGGAAGGCGATGTGGCCAGACAGGATCTGCCATTCGGGATTAATCGCGGCACCAAGCGTTTGCGCAACACCGATGATGATGCCACCGACAAGCGTACCCCAGAGCGAGCCCAGCCCGCCGATGATCACGGCCTCAAAGGCATAGATCAGGCGCGCCGGGCCAATGTTAGGGTCGAAATTCGCGCGCAGCCCGAGGTAGAGAGCGGCAATCGTCACGATCACCAGCGCGATGCCCGTTGCGGTGGCGAAGATGTTGGCGGGTTTGATGCCCATGAGGCTCGCAGTGGTGGCGTCATCGGAAGTGGCCCGGAAAGCGCGGCCCAGTTCGGTGCGGTAAAAGAGCTGGTTGAGCCCGACGATGACTGCGACGGCGGAGGCGAAGGTCAGAAGCGGCATGACCCCGAGCGAGATCGGCCCCATCTGCACCGACGCGGTGGTAAGCGCATCCGTGGGCAGCCGCTGGCTGTCAGCAGAAAACGTTTCCAGCAGCGCGTTCTGCAGGGCAATTGACAGCCCGAAGGTCACCAGCAGCGGTGGCAGGATATCATCGCCCAGTGTTCTGTTGAGCAGAAATTTCTGCAACGCCCAGCCCAGCAGAAACATCACCGGCATGGCGATCAGTGCCGCGAGAAAGGGCGAGAGCCCGAGCAGCGTGACCAGGAGCAGAATGAGGTAGGCGCCCATGACAATCAGATCACCATGCGCGAGGTTCACCAGACGCATGATCCCGAAGACGAGGCTCAGACCGGCGGCAAAGAGAGCATAGAGCCCGCCCAGCAGGATGCCCTGCAGAATTGTATCGACCCAGATCATTGATGTGCTCCGAAATAGGCGTTGTGGATCGCCTCACGGCTCAGGCTCCCGGGCGTGCCGGAGAGCGTCACGCGGCCCTCCATCATGCAATAAACGCGGTCGGCCACGGCAAGCGCTTGGGCGATGTCCTGCTCCACCACGATGATGCTGGCACCGGCGGCCTTGATAGCGGGCACGGCCTTATAGATGTCTTTGATCACGACCGGGGCGAGGCCGAGGCTGATCTCATCACACAAAAGCACACGCGGATTGCTCATCAGCGCGCGGCCGATGGCGACCATCTGCTGTTGTCCGCCCGAGAGGGCAGTGCCCGGAGTGTGGCGGCGTTCGCGCAGGATCGGGAAGAGCTCATAGACCGTGTCGAGCGTCCACTGCCCGGATTTTTTGCGGCCATAGGTGCCGATCAGAAGGTTCTCTTCGACCGACAAGGACGGAAAGAGCTTGCGGCCTTCGGGCACCATCGCCACGCCCTGCGCCATGATCTCATCTGCCGGCAGCGCGCCGATTTCCGCGCCGTCAAAGCGCACGGCATTTGCATGGTTACTCAGGACGCCGGCAATGGAGCGCATGAGCGTCGTTTTTCCGGCGCCGTTGGCACCGATAATTGCAATGGTCTCGGCTTCACCAAATTCGATATCGACACCGAAAAGCGCCTGGAAATCGCCATAGTGAGCCACAAGATTTTGTGTGCTGAGCAGGGACATCAGACTTCAATCCCCAGATAGATTTCCTGCACTTCCCTGCTGGCCATGATCTCTTCGGGATCTCCGAGACCGATGACCCGGCCGAAATCCAGAACCAGCAGACGCTCGACCACCGAGGTGAGCGCATGCAGCACGTGTTCGATCCAGATGATCGTGACGCCGCGCGCGTGGATATCCCTGATCGTGCCGATCAGAGCCTTACATTCGCCTTCGGTGAGCCCGCCGGCGATCTCGTCAAGCAGCAGCAGTTTCGGTTGCGTGGCCATCGCGCGGGCAAGCTCCAGGCGTTTGCGTTCCAGCAGCGACAGTTGCCCCGCAGGCGTATTGGCGCGGCGGATCAGTTCGGTGCGCTCCAGCACATCCGCGCAGTCGTCGAGGACGGCTGCTTCGCTGAGGTTGCGCCCATGGGTCGCCGCAACAAGAAGGTTTTCATAGACGGTCAGTTTCTCAAAAGGTTGCGGGATCTGGAAGGACCGCCCGATGCCCGTCAGACACCGCTCCATCGCGGACACTCTCGTCACGTCGCGGCCCTCGAAGGTGATGGTGCCCTGATCGGCGCGCAGGTTGCCGGTGATCAGGTTAAAGAGCGTGGATTTGCCTGCGCCGTTCGGCCCGATGATGCCCAGAGCCTCGCCCTGCGGCACATCGAAACTCGCGTCATCGGTCACGGTCAGCGCGCCGAAGCTCTTGCTGACATTCTGCAGACTCAGGATGTTCATGGTGGTCTCCCGCTGGCCCTGCCTCGTGCGACAGGGCCGGATTTGAGGATCAGCTGATTTCTTCCATGGTCCCGCCGGTCGGAATGTCCGGGTGATCGGAATTGTCCACGATCACAAGGTCATAGCCGCCGCTGTCTTTCAGCCGCCACTGGCCGCCCACAAGCGGCGTTTTAGCGATGTTCGCGGCTGCAAAGGGCGGCAGACCGGCACCGTCAAAGGCGAGGCGTCCGACAATGGACTTCAGTTGTGTTGCTGCGATGGCCGCAGCGACCTCATCGGGATCACGGCTGTCTTCGACGCGTCCCATAACGTCTGCGGCCATCTCAAAGAGCGCGTGTACAAAGCCGATGGGCTGGGTCCACTGCTTGCCTGTCGCGGTGGTGTATCCTGCGGCCAGTTCACCCGCCGACTGCCCGGTGAGCGAAGAGGCGAAGGGATGCGTGGGCGACCACCAGACCTCTGAGCTGAGGTTGTGGCCCTGATCTCCCAGCGCCTCGACGGCCTGGGGGAAGAGTATCGCCTTGCCGATGCTGGCGGCTTTGGGCGTGAAGCCCTGCTGCTTGGCCTGGGTCCAGAAGGTCGTGAAATCGGGCGGGATCGGCACGCCGGTTACGATCTCGCAGTTCGCGGCCTTAAAGGCGTTGATCTGGGCGCTGAAATCATCCGTGAGGTTCTGATAGCGGCCCGGGTCGGTGAGCCCGTAGCCCTGCGCGTCCAGAGGCTGTGGAAAGCCCACATTCGGATCACCCCAGGCATTGCCGTCGCCATCGTTGGGGAAAAGCCCGCCGACCTGTTTATTTGTGTCCAGCTGGTTCCACATCGCGGTGAAGGTGCTGATCACATCCTCAAGCCCCCAGAAGAAATGAAAGCTGTAATCAAACGGCCGCCAGGATCCCGGGTCACCGGGGTTGCCCTGCTGGCCGATGAACCAGGGCTGCCAGGGGGCCACGGTGGAGATCACCGGGATTCCTTCGGCCTCGCAGGTCGTGGCGACAGGGTTGGTGGTTTCCGGCGTGGAGGCCACCAGCATCAGGTCGATCTCCTCGTCGATGATCAGTTCGCCCGCGACCTCGGCGGCGCGATTGGGGTTGGACTGGCTGTCCTTGACGATGACTTCGAAATTGCCGCCGGCGTCAGAGCCAAGAAACCCGTCGATGATGAACTGATCGGCCTCAGAGAATGCAGCCAGCGGACCGGATTGCGGGCTGACATAGCCAAGCCGGATTTTGGCACCCTGCGCGAGTGCGGGGGCGGCGAGCCCGCCTGCGGCAAGGGTCAGGCCGGTGGCGGCGGTGGATCGCAGAAGTTTGCGGCGTGTAATCATGATGTCCTCCCTGACGTCATTTTTCTGTCTGTGTGTTTCGGATGCGGGTTACTCAACCGGGGGGTCGCCGGCCCACGCGGCCTGGAGCAGCGCGCGGATGTCGTCGCGGGTCACGGGTTGTGGATTTGGGTAGGGTTTCGTCGTCGCCAGTTCTGCTGTCCTGTCGAGATCGCTTTCTTTGAGACCCAGATCGCGCAGGGCAAACGGCGCATCCATATCGCAGGCAAACCGGTGCAGGGCTGTGCCCGCATTGCTGCCGCCGAGCAGATCGCAAACGGGTTGCAATTCGGAGGATGCGGCGCGGGCGTTATAGGCAATCGCATGGGGCAGGATCACCGCATGGGTTTCCGCGTGCGGCAGATCAAAAGAGCCGCCCAGCGTGTGGCAGAGCTTGTGGTGCAGCGCCATACCCACGCGGCCCAGCACCGTGCCGCAGGCCCAGGCACCGCGCAGCGTTGCCTCGCGTGCCGTAAGATCTTCCGGGTTTTTCAGAACCTCAGGCAGGCCACTGATGAGCGCCTCCAGCCCTTCGCGGGCCAGGGCATCGGTTTCGATTGTGCGGTCTTTTGCATAGAGCGCCTCTGCGGCATGGGCCATAGCGTTAAGCGCGGAAGTGACGGTCATGCTGACCGGCAGGCTGACCACCAGCTCCGGGTCATAGAGTATCACCTCAGGCAGCACCTTCGGATCACTGAGAGTGGTTTTGACGCCGTGTTCAGTCTGGCCGAGGATCGGCGTTGCTTCGCTGCCGGCATAGGTTGTGGGGATCACGATCTGCGGCAGATCGGTGTGCCATGCAACCGCCTTACTGAGGCCGGTGGTCGAGCCGCCCCCTATGGCGACCAGACAGTCGGCATTTGTCTCCTGTACATGACCGAGCGCCAGTTTCGTGATCTCAACCGGCGTGTGCATCGCGGCCTTGCAGAAGACGCCTGCTGCAAGAGATCCAAGCTTGCCTGCGATCTCTGATGCTGCGTCGCATTGCCGGGGCGTCGGAGCACCAGAACACGGGACGCCCCAAGCCGGCGCACCTCGGATGCAATTGTTTCACGCAGCCCGGGGCCGAAAAGAACGCGTACATCCTGAGTTTCTGTCTGCGTGTTCAAGGCGCCGTTTCCTCCGTTGCTGGCTGATGGTTTCTCTCAGGTTAGCTGCGAAAATAATCATGGTTGATCGAATCTGAGGGATAAATCATACCATTATGGTATGAAGATTGATCCAAACCATCTGAACCTGCTTGCAGCGATCATTGACAACGGCGGTCTCGGTGAGGGCGCGGTCGCTCTGGGTAAGTCACAGCCAAGCGTGTCGCGCACGGTTT is part of the Roseobacter ponti genome and encodes:
- a CDS encoding intradiol ring-cleavage dioxygenase, whose amino-acid sequence is MSTAEQGYFTEENSAEVVISRNAKATDARLAEVMAVVTKHLHAAVKEIEPTQEEWFEAIKFLTEVGHTCNDWRQEYILLSDSLGVSMLVDAINNRKPSGASESTVLGPFHVPDAPELPMGSDICLDQKGEPMLVRGRILGTDGQPVSGAKIDVWQANDEGFYDVQQKGLQPDFNLRGVFRTGADGTYHFKGVKPKFYPIPDDGPVGRMLEKLGRHPYRPAHLHYILEADEFETLITHIFDPDDPYIHSDAVFGVKESLLATFEKVEDAARVKAAGFDGPYFEVVHDFVLAPAA
- a CDS encoding FAD-dependent oxidoreductase is translated as MTDMTTDVLIIGTGPAGSSSAALLSTYGVENMVINRYRWLANTPRAHITNQRTMEVLRDLGRDVEDEAYMFAAEQDLMGENVFCESLVGEEIGRMKSWGTHPLSKAEHLLSSPTFMNDLPQTFMEPLLFKTACQRGTQARMSTEYLSHVQDADGVTTTCLDRLTGKEVTIRSKYLIGADGGNSLVADQIGLPFEGQMGVGGSMNILFKADLTKYVAHRPSVLYWVVQPGADVGGIGMGLVRMVRPWNEWLIVWGYDINQPPPDVDDAFATKVVRDLVGDPDLEVDITSWSTWTVNNYYATHLQKDRVFCMGDAIHRHPPSNGLGSNTSIQDAFNLAWKLAAVLKGQAGEALLDTYSVERAPIAKQIVTRANQSIGEFGPIFEALGLTESNDPETMQKNLEGRCDSTPAAERQREAIREAIAFKKYEFDAHGVEMNQRYKSTAAVTDGQVEPDFALDADLHYQPTTWPGARIPHVWLFDHSGKKHSTLDLAGGGVFTLFTGLGGRSWADAAAKVSEKLGVTIEAHVIGPRQEYVDHTGDWARAREVGDAGCVLTRPDQHVCWRHDAPAGDPEAELTRVLSAVLAK
- a CDS encoding branched-chain amino acid ABC transporter permease codes for the protein MAYSVSTQTPASRIAALAGTVLILALIALPFIAGRSTIRDMFFILTMLVLAQFWNLLAGYGGLVSIGQQAFVGAGAYALFGTVILWGVDPVPAILFAGIAALIIAVPTAFFAFRLNGAYFAIGTWVIAEVVRLLVSQWKTLGGGTGTSLPRDATGDMWFVGAIETALDVRSAAARDILAYWLALALALATIGGIYWLLRTRRGLALAAVRDNVEAAKSVGVDAGRMKWIVFLTSAFGTGLAGGLIYMQKARISPDAAFSVTDWTAYVIFIVVIGGIGTIEGPIIGVLVFFALQSLLADFGSWYLMTLGVLAIVIMLVAPRGLWGLLSERTGLHLFPIRRRLSGGMTERKETS
- a CDS encoding branched-chain amino acid ABC transporter permease; protein product: MIWVDTILQGILLGGLYALFAAGLSLVFGIMRLVNLAHGDLIVMGAYLILLLVTLLGLSPFLAALIAMPVMFLLGWALQKFLLNRTLGDDILPPLLVTFGLSIALQNALLETFSADSQRLPTDALTTASVQMGPISLGVMPLLTFASAVAVIVGLNQLFYRTELGRAFRATSDDATTASLMGIKPANIFATATGIALVIVTIAALYLGLRANFDPNIGPARLIYAFEAVIIGGLGSLWGTLVGGIIIGVAQTLGAAINPEWQILSGHIAFLLVLLVRPRGLFPRAHD
- a CDS encoding ABC transporter ATP-binding protein — encoded protein: MSLLSTQNLVAHYGDFQALFGVDIEFGEAETIAIIGANGAGKTTLMRSIAGVLSNHANAVRFDGAEIGALPADEIMAQGVAMVPEGRKLFPSLSVEENLLIGTYGRKKSGQWTLDTVYELFPILRERRHTPGTALSGGQQQMVAIGRALMSNPRVLLCDEISLGLAPVVIKDIYKAVPAIKAAGASIIVVEQDIAQALAVADRVYCMMEGRVTLSGTPGSLSREAIHNAYFGAHQ
- a CDS encoding ABC transporter ATP-binding protein, producing MNILSLQNVSKSFGALTVTDDASFDVPQGEALGIIGPNGAGKSTLFNLITGNLRADQGTITFEGRDVTRVSAMERCLTGIGRSFQIPQPFEKLTVYENLLVAATHGRNLSEAAVLDDCADVLERTELIRRANTPAGQLSLLERKRLELARAMATQPKLLLLDEIAGGLTEGECKALIGTIRDIHARGVTIIWIEHVLHALTSVVERLLVLDFGRVIGLGDPEEIMASREVQEIYLGIEV
- a CDS encoding ABC transporter substrate-binding protein → MITRRKLLRSTAATGLTLAAGGLAAPALAQGAKIRLGYVSPQSGPLAAFSEADQFIIDGFLGSDAGGNFEVIVKDSQSNPNRAAEVAGELIIDEEIDLMLVASTPETTNPVATTCEAEGIPVISTVAPWQPWFIGQQGNPGDPGSWRPFDYSFHFFWGLEDVISTFTAMWNQLDTNKQVGGLFPNDGDGNAWGDPNVGFPQPLDAQGYGLTDPGRYQNLTDDFSAQINAFKAANCEIVTGVPIPPDFTTFWTQAKQQGFTPKAASIGKAILFPQAVEALGDQGHNLSSEVWWSPTHPFASSLTGQSAGELAAGYTTATGKQWTQPIGFVHALFEMAADVMGRVEDSRDPDEVAAAIAATQLKSIVGRLAFDGAGLPPFAAANIAKTPLVGGQWRLKDSGGYDLVIVDNSDHPDIPTGGTMEEIS
- a CDS encoding maleylacetate reductase — its product is MHTPVEITKLALGHVQETNADCLVAIGGGSTTGLSKAVAWHTDLPQIVIPTTYAGSEATPILGQTEHGVKTTLSDPKVLPEVILYDPELVVSLPVSMTVTSALNAMAHAAEALYAKDRTIETDALAREGLEALISGLPEVLKNPEDLTAREATLRGAWACGTVLGRVGMALHHKLCHTLGGSFDLPHAETHAVILPHAIAYNARAASSELQPVCDLLGGSNAGTALHRFACDMDAPFALRDLGLKESDLDRTAELATTKPYPNPQPVTRDDIRALLQAAWAGDPPVE